The Cuculus canorus isolate bCucCan1 chromosome 10, bCucCan1.pri, whole genome shotgun sequence region GCGTGCAAGGAAGTAGACGGCACATTGCCACGTTAACTATCTCAGAGAAAATCTATCGAGTTTTATTGAGCTGCCCATTACAGGGCCTGGACTGTTACTGCAGTCCCTGTGACGAGCATGTGGTGCTAAGGCATGGTGACCGTGCGGCCGGCGCTCCTGGCTGCTGTAAAGCGCCTCTTATTCCTCAGACCAGAGAACCTCTCATCCAGCGTCAGGCTGGTCTGcaggggaaagggagagcaaGTCAGTTCCACATCTTGTGACAAAGCACAGCCAAACTTGTAGCAGGGTATTGATTAGAGCCCATCAGTCAGGACGGTGCTTCACAGCCAGTTAGTCAATTAAACCACTCAGCACATGGAGACAAGGAGCTTGACAGACTGTACAGCTGGAAAACCTCCAAGCAGTGCCCAGCCCCAAGACACCAGGCGTCCTTGGCAAGAACAGGAGCAAGCAGATGGCATTTGAGCACAAGGCATCAAGTAAAACCAACCCGTCCAGACAAAAAACGCTGTCAATGAAGAAGGTGGAGCTGTATTTCTGACCTGCCCCAGGGCTCTTGGATCATACTTCAGTGTAAAATGTGGCATCAAGAAGGCCACCAAAGCAAAGAGAGCAAAGCCCAGAAGTGCTGTGTGTCTCTGAGGAGTGGCGAGCATCGACAGTGAGATTGTCCCACCAGGCAAGGCCTGCTCACAAGGAGCATCTCCCCACTCCATGCAAGCACATGGACAGGTCAAAGGGGGCCAAAAATGTGGGGAAAATTGGGCTGAGTCTGTAGTTGCGGAATAGTCTTCTCAGGTGTCTTCAGTTTTGTGAGCAACCTGGCCAACGTGGCTATAGGACTTTCCTCCTGGATTATGATAGATAAACCTAACTGGCAGCCCCAAAAACCCGAGGATCATGTTAACAGCTTAGTGGAAGGGCTGCTGCAGGGTGCAAAGTGCCATCTGTCCCATCGATGATCCTCTACCTGGTTGGCCATCGCACGAAAGTTGAATCTCAGCAGCACTCCCTTGGGCTGAGGCTTGGCTGTCCGTGGCGGAGGCCTCTGGCTTCGCAGGAATGGGCGCTTGGATCCGGGCCTGGGAAAAGCACAGATCTGCAGTCACTCAGAATGCTAAGACAGCTTGATTCCTCTCATCTGCAAACCAGCAGGGACTAAAGCAGGCACAAGCATGTCCCATGGCACGTCTCACGGCAGCCTGGGTGAGTCCAAAGGGTGCCAAGAGAGCTGCCATCCAGGCAGAGTTCCAGCATCAGGGACTGTGTCATATTAAGGGCATCATGGGGTGCTCTCTGCACCCAGGACATGCCAAGTGCCCTTACCTACCTTTCTTCCACCCCCTAGCTGGGTGCCAggtcctgctgctgcactggCTCAGCCCAGGGGTGAAGCTGCTCCCCTTCCAGCCTCTGCACTCCTTTTgcacagagagtgcagtgtGTCTCTTTGGGGCACACAGCGTTTCCCCCGCAACACCCCACAAACAGCCTGCCACCTCCCATGTGCTGCCAGCACTTCCATTTCTCCTTACTCTGGATAACAAATGAACCACCCAGTAATTACCAGTCTCGTTTCATACACACCAGGAAGGGAACAAGGTGTCATTTCCCATTTGTTTTGGGTCTGAAGCATTCATTGCGTACTTGTTATAGAAGAAACGAAGCTGCAATAATGCCAAAGggatttgaaattatttttgtaggGCTTCCACCCTAACAAATCACCTCATTTACTTACACGCCAATCTGGCCTGCCTGGGGATTAGCCACAGAAACTGTCAGAACTGCTCCAGGGCTGGGTTTCACTTGCCACCTGCCGAGACAGGGAGATGTATCCAGCTTCGATTTGAGTGTGAAAGAGCACGTTGTGTTTGCAGCACTCCTTTGTTCATCAATTACCTTCTCATCCTTGGTGGTTTCCCTTCTCCATTAGCATCCATctgctgtaaaatatatttttttaaaaaaacatgactAAAACAATTAGCTTTCAGAAATGATgtcttttccagtatttcattTGCTGTATCTGAATAGCTTTTCTTGCATATTGTCAAGAAATTTGCTAATCTTGGGTTTCCTGCTGCCACAGTAATCTGTATGAGGTGGCTTTACTTTGCCCTGCTTGTGCTGATGTATAAGCTGCCAGGCATACATTTAATACCTGCCCAGCTTTTAGTTTCCAGCTGCCAGAATATCAAGCGGCATTAAAAATTACCTGTCCTGCAAATACTTAACTAGGAATATATTCATTGTTAAAGTCATTCACCTCTCCCAGTTAATTCTGGAAGCAAACATACAACTGGGCAAAGACTGGTAAAACTGAAGCCTTGTCACCATGAGCaggtttcagaaagaaaaatctcgATACTGACCCCTCTCCGAAAGCTGGCTTTGGAGAACCGCTGCTGCATCCGCTTCTGCTGGAAGGGTGGCCCCCTGTTTAGTAGGAAAGGCCTGCTGGtaaaggagcagagagaaaaggacaTAGGTGAATATGATGCCGGGTCTCTCCTGAAGTTAAATGTTGAAATACCTAACCTGGTGTGGTATTAGAAAGCAAACGAGGCTGTGTGTTACCAAGTTCAGCCCAACAGGTTTTTCTGCCAGCAAAGAATTTCAGAGGAACTTGTTTTTCTGCTCAAACAAAACAGTAGCTTGTGTTTGTTCTGAACtcttctcattaaaataaaagaagaaaatagtagaaaaaaatccagtcagaagggacctctggaggtcattcagtccctgctctgctcagagcagagAAAGACAGGATTGCAGCGGAGCTTCCTTTTGAGCTGGGAGAGCATAAGGACCATGATGAGAAAACCACCAAGACTGCCCAGTGCCGGGCAGCCTGCCTTCGTCACAGCTCCCGGGGCACAACgtctgctcctgcagcccctctctGGGACAGGCTCTCTCCCTGCTAATCCCTTATGGCTGGAATCTGTATTTCCTGCTTTTATGAAGATAAATACTATTTCACCCTTCAGAAGTTTTCCccaaagcaacagagaaaaagttTAATCAAAATACAAAAGTCACATTTTCCATGCCTTCTAAAATAAAACGACAGATTTAATACCTGAATTATTAATTCTCAGCATGAGATTGGTTTATTTCCAGGTGTTTTCCTAACATACTCAGGGGTACTTTTCTCATGTGGCATGAGCACACAGCTGTGGTTGGCGCAGACCAGGAGCAGAGCCCCATGAGCTGCATAGCCACATcgctgaaaataaaaacagcctGAAGTTACCAAAGAGTTTTACCTTCTCCCTGGAGCCTGGGtgttggcagcagctgctctgaatCTCTTGGGGCCTGGGGGTGGCCGTTGCCGTCCCTCCAGCTGCCCGCTGCCGCTGCTTTTGGCGAAAGCATTGTTCTTGTTGCCCTGTGAAAGAACAGCGAGAGCTCAGCAGTTGCCAACCACACCACGATCTCAGCGCATAAGGAGGGAGGAAGCACGAGCGACAGCACACAGCCATCCTTCCTTCCACTGACTGCCTGAAAAGCTGGTGCACTTATTTGGCTCTTTCTTTGGCTCTGCCAAGGGGGAAATGCCGCCTGCTCCAAGGAGCACATAGTGACTGCTGACACTGCAGCCGTTCCCTCGCTGCTCACGTTTGCATTCACCACCACTCACAACTGCTTCAGAGGGGGCTGTGTGCTCTGCATTCCCCATATTCtcattccctttccttcacAACTGCAACAGAACAACCCTGCTCTGTAAGTGGtttgtgtttggggtttgtttttctcctttgataTTTTCTTGATGGGGAAACTGATTCCTTGTTAAATCTATTAAAACTTGGTCTCTTCATGGAAGTCTTTTTCATCTATGGCAGGAATATTTCTACTGGCAGCATTGCAGTGTCAACATTTGGACTGAGTATACACCATTGTCAACAACCAGTAAGTGTGCCTTGGTTCCTGGGTATGAAACTACAAGTACCACACAGAATGCTCCATTTTAATGGTGcagaaacatcaaaaaaatTAGCCCATGCAGAACAAATCTCACACAAGCCACGCTTAAAGCTTTGCTCAGCTTTCGTTTTAGTCATTGACCCTTTCTTGTTGGAATACCTACATTGCCTGGTCCAAGCCCTGAATCATGAAGGACATCAGAAGACCTCTCAGCAGTGTAGGTCCTCCAGCAATTACTTATAGAAACTGCCACAAGCTCTATCTCATTTATTAGTGTGGGACAACCACCATCACTGTTATTACCCACTAACTGAAATGTTTCCACATTCTTCCCACTTggtttatttctgcaaaatggaAGCTTCCACAAAATTATGCCTCCTAGCAACTGCTTATTGCTTTCTGTTAATATCCAGCCACACTCAATATCTGAGTCATcataatctttattttcaggaaTAATCACACTCCATGCACATGCACGCTCAGTTTAGGATTCTCTAATTTATACCCCCCAGGACCGAGATTAAATGTGCCACCATGATCACtgctttggtgttttttaaaagctcacTGAGCATACGTGACCACTTAATGGAGTGGATTTCCATCAGTGCGGCAAAAATCAACCCCTTCTCACAGAGGATTATCTACTTGATTTCCAACCTTCTACACCAAACCAGTGTAATATTAGAAGAAAGCTGTAATAATTACTTTAATGGTGAACATACCTTGTCTCCTATCTCAAGtcttaaaaataactcaaaacCCAAATGAAACTATTTCAATCTTATTTGAAGTGTTTTTGAGCAGAGAAAAGACCTAAACATTTAAACTTGAAAAAGGGAAAGtgatgactgaagaaaaaatggattttatacTGACGCATGTGGGCAATTTGACCGATGGTTACCACAATACTGGTAATCAGTGTCTCTGAGGAGGAAACCCAATTGCTTGTGAAAGGTATTTCTCTGAACCAAAGCCACCTGAAGCCAACAACAATCTGTCCTTTGACTTCACTGGACCTTGGAAAGTGCTCCGAGTGGAGGACAAATAATGGTGAATCTTAACATGCCTCTTCTAAATGATAATAGTAAGAGGAGATGACaaggaatttgttttcatggaaatattttaaagtcttctaagaatacattttctttaaatctttttttttttccataaaaccCATGGGAACTAATTCAGTAAAATTATGCCAAGTCACAAGCCTATATAACCAACTGGAAAATTGCTGATTTATATGCATATGTGTCTGTACTCACCTATGCATACAAATGCTGTGCACAAGCATATAAAAGATGGTGCCTGTGAATTTTTTATGTAGATTGTTCTTTGAGGTGATCCAGGATCATAAAATCCAGCAGATTTCCATACAACATTTGGGAACAGCCATACCTCCTCCCCTACCTCTTGAGCTGATGCCTGGCGATTTAAAGGGCTCACTCCATTCAACATGGCAGCGGCTCTTCTCCTGGGACCAGGCAGAGTATTCCTGAATTGTCTTCGATTGTATTGTTGTTGTCCAAACCCTCTTCTAAAACGGTTAGGTCctacaaaaataaacttttattttatcatcCTTCAAAACTCAACTTAAAATTACCATCTTTCAAATTAATTACGAGGCTAACTTAATATGAGTATCTATATAAATAGAGATGCAAGAATCACATTAATTTATTccagaaaagtaaattaattttgcacACTACTAAATAATTTAACTTTCCAACGCCTCACTAACATTCTTATTATATGTAGGACTGACAAACTCGTTATTTGATTTGAAAGACTATCGAAGAGAAAACCCTTCCATGATTCTGATTCCTAATAAATGCAGGAACACTCGCATCAGGAAACCTGTCAATCTATTGTTAGAGCTCACATTGTTATCAATTAActgtgaaatggaaaaagcCTTTTGATACAGG contains the following coding sequences:
- the LOC104063734 gene encoding UAP56-interacting factor isoform X3, with product MEAAGAQPGPSPSAGSPPAAEEIDMSLDDIIKRHRKEQTDASATGDRRSQQVKNRNSAYGYGRPRFRAWMQRNLQGPNRFRRGFGQQQYNRRQFRNTLPGPRRRAAAMLNGVSPLNRQASAQEGNKNNAFAKSSGSGQLEGRQRPPPGPKRFRAAAANTQAPGRSRPFLLNRGPPFQQKRMQQRFSKASFRRGMDANGEGKPPRMRRWQVKPSPGAVLTVSVANPQAGQIGVPGSKRPFLRSQRPPPRTAKPQPKGVLLRFNFRAMANQTSLTLDERFSGLRNKRRFTAARSAGRTVTMP
- the LOC104063734 gene encoding UAP56-interacting factor isoform X4 — translated: MEAAGAQPGPSPSAGSPPAAEEIDMSLDDIIKRHRKEQTDASATGDRRSQQVKNRNSAYGYGRPRFRAWMQRNLQGPNRFRRGFGQQQYNRRQFRNTLPGPRRRAAAMLNGVSPLNRQASAQEGNKNNAFAKSSGSGQLEGRQRPPPGPKRFRAAAANTQAPGRRPFLLNRGPPFQQKRMQQRFSKASFRRGMDANGEGKPPRMRRWQVKPSPGAVLTVSVANPQAGQIGVPGSKRPFLRSQRPPPRTAKPQPKGVLLRFNFRAMANQTSLTLDERFSGLRNKRRFTAARSAGRTVTMP
- the LOC104063734 gene encoding UAP56-interacting factor isoform X1 is translated as MEAAGAQPGPSPSAGSPPAAEEIDMSLDDIIKRHRKEQTDASATGDRRSQQVKNRNSAYGYGRPRFRAWMQRNLQGPNRFRRGFGQQQYNRRQFRNTLPGPRRRAAAMLNGVSPLNRQASAQEGNKNNAFAKSSGSGQLEGRQRPPPGPKRFRAAAANTQAPGRSRPFLLNRGPPFQQKRMQQRFSKASFRRGQMDANGEGKPPRMRRWQVKPSPGAVLTVSVANPQAGQIGVPGSKRPFLRSQRPPPRTAKPQPKGVLLRFNFRAMANQTSLTLDERFSGLRNKRRFTAARSAGRTVTMP
- the LOC104063734 gene encoding UAP56-interacting factor isoform X2 — its product is MEAAGAQPGPSPSAGSPPAAEEIDMSLDDIIKRHRKEQTDASATGDRRSQQVKNRNSAYGYGRPRFRAWMQRNLQGPNRFRRGFGQQQYNRRQFRNTLPGPRRRAAAMLNGVSPLNRQASAQEGNKNNAFAKSSGSGQLEGRQRPPPGPKRFRAAAANTQAPGRRPFLLNRGPPFQQKRMQQRFSKASFRRGQMDANGEGKPPRMRRWQVKPSPGAVLTVSVANPQAGQIGVPGSKRPFLRSQRPPPRTAKPQPKGVLLRFNFRAMANQTSLTLDERFSGLRNKRRFTAARSAGRTVTMP